Part of the Impatiens glandulifera chromosome 8, dImpGla2.1, whole genome shotgun sequence genome is shown below.
tgtaagtttgcaaccgtaggccggttgttttgtttggccggatttttgaaactgacttaggagaaattttcgaaaaattttgagaaaaattttggaagaatctttatcttttatcttatcaatttctccctttttgattattttatttaaaattatcaaaactaagtagaaatgcaaaggatggccggtttcaaaagtaactttatatatatatagataaccgaaagagacaaaatatatataaaagcactAAGGCAATAAGAGAGGaaagatagtccctattcagagtccgtgaagtcatataggctcttctttttcttcgggtGCTGTTGACCGGTCGGTTCGGAAGATCGTCGTCTTGtagaccgggaccgcagttgttcttcgacttcatCTTCGACTTAGTCGTCCTGCTGCGATGCATTCGggatgaccggttcagagatcTCACTGAGCAGCTCGGCTATTTGAACCTTCTTAAGGGCCTCCTTCTTAGGAGCCTCCCTCTTCCGCTTTTTCGGCGCTGAGGCGGAGGcagccgccttcttcttcttgttttcttcGGCGAATTCTTCCAGCTTCCGTTTTTGCCTTTCCAAtcgtgcggcatcctccgcagcttgagcggctacTTTCTCAGCAAACCCTGGGAACATGACTTTAGCCTTTTTAATCCGCgcggcttcctcttcctcttcggtaagCTGAGAAGAACGCGGTGCCTCTTTCTCTTTACTTActtcggcatccagcgcatcctggatcCTTTTAGTCGTCTCAGCATCGGCCgctatagccgcggcatccgcgttcACCTTTGCCTTTAGCAGTTCGGCAACCTGTTCAGAGAGCGCCTTTAGTTCGGTCACGAGACCCACATTCGTCTtttcgagttcggagacccggtCAAGTGTCGTGCCGACCAGATCATTACTCATCGCAGTTAACCGTTGATCGGTTCCTCTCTCAAACCGGTCGAAATCTTTCTTTAAATCGGAGGTTACGTCCTCCAGAATTGCAGTTCGCTGAACATATTTATCGCGCTGAACCGCCTCTTCCCGCATATCATCGCCGATTTCTGAGATTCGGTCCCGATTGGAATTCAAAAGAAACCATGTGGCATCGGCGAAATTGAGTGCCGAGCCAGTGATTCTTTGGAATCTATCCTTGAATCGTTGAACCACTGTGTCATCGAACTCTTGGATACGGCTATCAATCCGTTCCgatgtggatgcttcaagcttttgaagtcggtcctcaacccacTCTTTAGTGAAGTCTGAAGCGGGGACTTCCGGTTGTGGAGGAGGTGATTGCTCGGTGAGATTTGGATCGGCTCTGTCACTGAATTCTATCGATGTCGCATTCTCCCTTGGAGGAGTTGAACAGTTGACCGGAAACCTGTCGATCTGGGAGGGGTATAGACCGGTATTTGCATTCGGCTGCATATGGCTTCCAGCCGCTCGATTTCTTGAATTAGTtcccctttggctttttcaagccttgctAACACCCGCGGTGCTACGGTGTCCACCGTTTCCATCGTGCTGAGCTCCTCCGTAATGTTCCGGATACGTGTCtttagtttccgaagttggaCCTTCGGTAACAAGAGACAAGTTCGGTGTTGTACCTCTTGAAGTGTGTTGGAGTTTGTAATGTTCATCATcaggtcctccacttcctccagTCTGTTGAGGCATTGCTCGtctgtgtggcccggtaggatttctctATACGGTGTACcaaaccggtgctcgtgccactcCAGGTATAGTTCTTCAACCGACTCGGCTCTTTTTCTGACGCCTTGAAGGAGTTTCCGAGatatcctatcggcctctgcttcttcggcctcctccctctctgtgttgtcgccttcatcatcggcttcttTATCAGCCTCTTCTCCACCCTCGGTGGTTTTAGGGTTGGTGTTTGGTCCGGCATCATTGGGGCTCTGGGCCGAATGATCGTCTTCATTGACCGTTTTATCATCCTCGGTCTTCTCTGTGTCGGTTTGCTcagaggcccactcctcatATTCTGTTTGCTGTGGTGGTTCTGAGAAAGTTATCTTTTCTTTGCCTTTGCCTTCGGCCTTTGCTTTGGCTGGGGCAACTTTCTCGGCGgttttcttctttcggccacctgtggagctgGGGGCCGGCTGCGTCCTTTCAAGGAATTGCTTTGATCTGATGAGGCATCGCTCTGCGACAGcaacgccgggaccgatgtcgAGATTTAggtggaggaagatcttaccgagaggcacggcgtatccccacgaccggtttgagtccggtttcaccatatccattagGTTGCTGAACACCTTTCTTGCCTAGTTGACCTCTCTTCCCTCCATCAGACCGATcagcatcttgattttgtctcttgtgaggttgttgaggtttcctcccctcgccagaatcgcccttgtgaagatgtcacatatcGGGATATATTCCGGCTTCAACATTTGTTTGCTGCCGAATGTTTTGATCGGCTCTTTAGTTGCCGATagaatctggcaagccgcctcaaagaTGTCCTGTTCTATTTCTgtcgttgcatcctggccggttgtcgGAAGATGCAGGCTCtcggccaccaatgcttcggtgAGCACTATTTCagaaccgcatacagtcgcggtgatgttgtcgtaggagatggttgcggttttgaagaactcttcgaccgcatctttgtatataatatgaggaccgccgaggaaatatcccagaccggttttgattacccggtcaataacttccttcGCCTCGGGCGTACCTTTtagccggatttcctcgaaatccacctgagatagGAGTCTGAACAAAGCCGAATCACGCCCCATGTTAGAGAGTTTGAGAGTATGAGATATAGCCGCTTCAGAAAGtgagagagcttagagagagaaagcagattcgcaTGAGAATGAAGTAAAATGACCgaaagtcccttttatagatgcggtttggaaactcaaccgtcccatcaataaaaagggcgggaattttcccacCGAATTGAAATGAGCGCCAAACCGTGGGCGGGAGATAATGGGCGCCAAACAAAGGGCGGTAAACAGCGGGGCGACAATTTTGGGCGGGAGGTTTCCCTCCAAAAGCCTTTGCttatgtcattgatgacgcactcttcttcttgaaaccgattgatgatacggtttctaagtctaaccggttattttgagtgATCAGAGtgtttacaatttattttaagcGATGTTATATGACCGGATAAGAACGCGGTTTGAAGaggttaaccggttacttagataaatgttcaaaaatttgggaagacacggtcatttaaactgaaatgagattCAACAATATTGCAGAGATAAAACCGACAGAAAATTCGGTATTGAGATAGGCATACAGAAATAATGGAAAGTACAGCCTGTGAAAAGGTCATTCTAGAAATTCAGTCTATTGCCGAATCCTTGTCGAGGATGTTTGAGGATgaggccggtgtgcccggtccgaactctggccggtacccaagaatcagcttgctgatatgcaGTGCGTACCCGAGACCTCTCTtagtcagcaccatattcttgaggttttcacatatgaccgttgaccagttgactGCCGATTCGCAAAGGATGTGGGTCATAAGGTTGTAGGTATTcctagaataccgttgattcggtgattgacacagaatcgAACGAGTCACGATTTCAAGGAGTAGTTGGCCGTGACTAGCAAGCTGGGTTTTCGGCCCATAGTGTTCTACCGGAAAAGAGGTGGCCGATAGATATTgggcggtttcaaatcccgcaaggtcctgTATAGTCGGAAAGTCAGAAAATCCTTCGGTGGGTAGACCGAATAGGGAGGCAAATTCAACCTCATCGATCCAGAATGTGTGGTCTCTGACGGTAGAGACGATGTATtttcccctgatgcaggcgcttcgaaagaaggccttgacatcttCTAGGAGAataggaccggcctcttcaagaaaaggttgaagaccggtttcagtgAGAGAGTGAAACATTAACTTTCGTTCAGGAGTTCCGTCTTCCATGCAAGAGTTGAAGTCAATGCTTAAGAAGTTacccaaagttcggctcggcatgatgtGGAGAGAGATGGTATTCAAAGGATTTCAGAGATATTTTAATGCTTTGAATGTGGTGATTTGAttagaggatggctccttatataggatcggttttggagggaagaTCCAAGCATTGAttatcagttttgttttattaaggaaaagaatctttaccTTTCCAATGtgcatggggaagcggcagaTTGCGAGGCCCGAGGTAGTTGTTAGTTGGAAAGTAACCAGATTAGttagatattaaatattcaGTTGGTTGGgaattatctcattaattagggATGCACTTAaacataaccgagattaattaGATGAGACCGAAAATAACATAGAACAATGCCGAAATGGCATGAATAACAATGAGGGGAAACATGCAATCAAACGAAACATAACCGAAGCCGAAGGGAACACGGATGAAGCCGAAACGATCAAACATGAgttggataaagatacacccggtacatactgcaaaacgaccggatgcaagaaggagtgacttaaggTGCGCGGCGATTGACTTCACGGGGGGGGGggttgaagttcctcctcctccaggctctctcaaaccgatcatagaatgaATCGGTTGTCTCTCTGGTTAACACAtgggcttggttcaaaccttcgccgggacaggttggaACACCAAGTTCCACGAGAAGGCTGcttatttggggaatgagacCGACCGACCGGATTCCGACCATCCAGATGAGGATGTCGAAtagcacccgggaccagttgaccggcgtgcCGGTGACAATGgcagccatcatgttgaaggttGCTACGcagtaggtgttggtgacatccctaccaaagatgcccctacctattacatcattgaggagctgatattcagccctcaggagtgacttagagccatgatcatcaacaggctcatccgaccgggcaagaGAAAGGGAGACCTCAGACCTCAGCTTTAATGTCGGCCGGTGGGTTGAGGTCTGTGATCCCTTGTTTGGGCAGACtgaagcaccgagcgaagtcctgctcggtgaaatcgAAGATAATACCCCCAACCttggattgaatgtgggtatcaaagtgaGGAGTACCCCTGAATACTCTGGCATTATAGTAAAACTCCAGAATGGATTCAGGGTAGACAATTTGCTTATCGTCCAGAAAATACTGaaggccagtatcttccagaGCCTTAATCATCCGATACACTTCATAGTGCTCGGTACTGGAGCAAGATTCAAAATcgacttgaaggatgtttgggaaCTAAGACATGATTgggttgccttagtgagaggatgtgtTTTGTTTTGTGAATGTTTTAGTGAATGTGTGTTTcccttaaatactagtttggggctatcctattgtccaggtattgAATGAGGTAATGTCTATTGACCGTAGGGTACaagatattgcatgaaatagtcATGTTTTTCAGACTAGGTTGTCGGTcgtaggcctggactgtgaaagatatcaaaagatcttcacgtctttttaggcacAACCTGTTTTACTTTGAGAGGGTAATGTTGCAGAACAAATATTCTTAATccctgataactattcctcttctgtttgaaattcaaataatctagggtagccagcttccgaaccggtcaggtatcagttgttcatcccgatgcggttatttggtgcatgcaccaagtagccggtcggtttactctatctaatgagctgggcggttcttccacagacaccccgaagattcgaagttcaacagtttaggaagagttaccggttttgtctgtctgaaccggtttccctttaagcatcctttggaaggatttggctaatgtcggttaagccgagagtaagcctgaattgagaaaacttagcttcctgtagcggctttgtgaagatatcggctacttgttgatcggtcggtacgtattccagacggatatgcttcagcgtgacatgctcccggatgaagtgatgccttatatcgatatgcttggttctggagtggagaaccgggttgtaggtgattgcgatggCACtcgtgttatcacagaagatcggggattcttcggctataataccgaagtccttcagctgttgttgaatccacaagagttgagaacagcaacttccggccgccaagtattcagcttccgcggttgatgtggccaccgatgtctgtttcttgctgtgccatgacaccagtcggtcacctaggaattggcatgtacCGCTTGTGTTTTTCCTGTCAATTTTACACCCTGcttagtctgcatctgagtaacttgttataTTGAAGGACGaatcctttgggtaccacagaccgacatcaggtgtgccctttagatacttcagtatcctctttgcggctgtgtaatgggattgctttggatttgcttggaatctcccacacacaccaactgtaaacaggatgtccggtctactcacagttaggtatagaagagagccgatcatcccccggtatgcaatctggtctaccgattggccctcatcatccctgtccaatttaattgatgagctcattggagtagccgccgaggagcaggtgtccattccgaatttcttcagtagctccttggtgtacttaggttgactgatgaatgttccttctttaagttgtttaacctgaagacctaggaagaaacttaattctcccatcatactcatttcaaacttgtcagtcatcatttttgaaaacttatcacataacttagggtcggtggaaccgaaaatgatgtcatctacatagatttgaacaagtaggatatgttccttcttttcaaatttaaacaatgttttatccaccgaaccgatggtgaaatcatgttttaataaaaatgcggttagtgtatcataccaggctctaggtgcttgctttagaccgtataaagctttatttagccggtatacatggtttggaaatgcagcgcttttgaaaccaggtggttgttcaacgtacacttcttcacgtagatcaccgttcagaaatgcacttttaacatccatttgaaagaccttaaagtttttgaaagccgcaaaagctaaaaaaatcctaatggcttcaatcctggctacagggggcaaatgattcttcaaaatcaatgccttcttcctgtttgtaaccttgagccactaatctggctttgttcctcgtgaccaaaccgtcctcattaagTTTGTTTCTTAATACCCaccttgttcctatgaccgattgatctttcagtatgggaactaggtaccagactttactactctcgaactggtttagctcttcttacattcccaagatccaatccggatctgacaa
Proteins encoded:
- the LOC124913312 gene encoding uncharacterized protein LOC124913312; the encoded protein is MQPNANTGLYPSQIDRFPVNCSTPPRENATSIEFSDRADPNLTEQSPPPQPEVPASDFTKEWVEDRLQKLEASTSERIDSRIQEFDDTVVQRFKDRFQRITGSALNFADATWFLLNSNRDRISEIGDDMREEAVQRDKYVQRTAILEDVTSDLKKDFDRFERGTDQRLTAMSNDLVGTTLDRVSELEKTNVGLVTELKALSEQVAELLKAKVNADAAAIAADAETTKRIQDALDAEVSKEKEAPRSSQLTEEEEEAARIKKAKVMFPGFAEKVAAQAAEDAARLERQKRKLEEFAEENKKKKAAASASAPKKRKREAPKKEALKKVQIAELLSEISEPVIPNASQQDD